In the Scomber japonicus isolate fScoJap1 chromosome 18, fScoJap1.pri, whole genome shotgun sequence genome, one interval contains:
- the eif3g gene encoding eukaryotic translation initiation factor 3 subunit G isoform X1 — protein sequence MPSMEYDDSKPSWADQVEEEVDEGTLPPPKETIKGNIKTITEYKIDDDGKKFKIIRTFKIETRKASKAVARRKNWKKFGNSEFDAPGPNVATTTVSDDVFMTFISSKEDLNAQDQDEDPMNKLKGQKIVSCRICKGDHWTTRCPYKDTLGPMQKELAEQLGLSTGDKDKPAGSAEPEPAQPAQSKTGKYVPPSLRDGGTRRGESMQPNRRGGSDDNATIRVTNLSEDTRETDLQELFRPFGSISRIYLAKDKNTGQSKGFAFISFHRREDAARAIAGVSGFGYDHLILNVEWAKPSNN from the exons ATGCCGTCGATGGAATACGACGA CTCCAAGCCCAGCTGGGCCGACCAAGTCGAGGAGGAAGTAGATGAAG GCACACTACCACCCCCTAAGGAAACCATCAAAGGAAATATAAAAACCATCACAGAATACAAAATAGACGACGATGGAAAGAAGTTCAAG ATTATCCGAACCTTCAAGATTGAGACAAGAAAAGCCTCCAAAGCTGTTGCCAGGAGGAAG AACTGGAAAAAGTTCGGCAACTCTGAGTTTGATGCACCAGGTCCAAATGTTGCCACCACTACAGTCAGTGATGATGTCTTCATGACTTTCATTTCCAGCAAAGAG GACTTGAACGCCCAAGACCAGGATGAGGATCCCATGAACAAACTGAAAGGACAGAAGATTGTGTCTTGCCGTATTTGCAAAGGCGACCATTGGACCACCCGCTGTCCGTACAAGGACACTCTGGGCCCCATGCAGAAGGAGCTGGCTGAACAGCTTGGGCTTTCCACTGGAGACAAGGACAAGCCTGCTGGCTCTG CGGAACCGGAGCCTGCTCAGCCTGCACAGAGCAAGACTGGCAAGTATGTGCCCCCGAGCCTGAGGGATGGAGGCACGCGAAGAGGGGAGTCCATGCAGCCTAACCGCAGAGGTGGGT CTGATGACAATGCCACCATCCGTGTGACCAATCTGTCTGAGGACACTCGTGAGACAGACTTGCAGGAGCTCTTCAGACCATTTGGCTCCATCTCCAGGATCTATCTGGCCAAGGACAAGAACACTGGGCAGTCAAAG GGCTTTGCCTTTATCAGTTTCCACCGTCGGGAAGATGCAGCCAGAGCCATCGCAGGAGTATCAGGATTTGGATATGATCATCTTATTCTCAATGTTGAATGGGCCAA ACCGTCTAACAACTGA
- the eif3g gene encoding eukaryotic translation initiation factor 3 subunit G isoform X2 codes for MPSMEYDDSKPSWADQVEEEVDEGTLPPPKETIKGNIKTITEYKIDDDGKKFKIIRTFKIETRKASKAVARRKNWKKFGNSEFDAPGPNVATTTVSDDVFMTFISSKEDLNAQDQDEDPMNKLKGQKIVSCRICKGDHWTTRCPYKDTLGPMQKELAEQLGLSTGDKDKPAGSAEPEPAQPAQSKTGKYVPPSLRDGGTRRGESMQPNRRADDNATIRVTNLSEDTRETDLQELFRPFGSISRIYLAKDKNTGQSKGFAFISFHRREDAARAIAGVSGFGYDHLILNVEWAKPSNN; via the exons ATGCCGTCGATGGAATACGACGA CTCCAAGCCCAGCTGGGCCGACCAAGTCGAGGAGGAAGTAGATGAAG GCACACTACCACCCCCTAAGGAAACCATCAAAGGAAATATAAAAACCATCACAGAATACAAAATAGACGACGATGGAAAGAAGTTCAAG ATTATCCGAACCTTCAAGATTGAGACAAGAAAAGCCTCCAAAGCTGTTGCCAGGAGGAAG AACTGGAAAAAGTTCGGCAACTCTGAGTTTGATGCACCAGGTCCAAATGTTGCCACCACTACAGTCAGTGATGATGTCTTCATGACTTTCATTTCCAGCAAAGAG GACTTGAACGCCCAAGACCAGGATGAGGATCCCATGAACAAACTGAAAGGACAGAAGATTGTGTCTTGCCGTATTTGCAAAGGCGACCATTGGACCACCCGCTGTCCGTACAAGGACACTCTGGGCCCCATGCAGAAGGAGCTGGCTGAACAGCTTGGGCTTTCCACTGGAGACAAGGACAAGCCTGCTGGCTCTG CGGAACCGGAGCCTGCTCAGCCTGCACAGAGCAAGACTGGCAAGTATGTGCCCCCGAGCCTGAGGGATGGAGGCACGCGAAGAGGGGAGTCCATGCAGCCTAACCGCAGAG CTGATGACAATGCCACCATCCGTGTGACCAATCTGTCTGAGGACACTCGTGAGACAGACTTGCAGGAGCTCTTCAGACCATTTGGCTCCATCTCCAGGATCTATCTGGCCAAGGACAAGAACACTGGGCAGTCAAAG GGCTTTGCCTTTATCAGTTTCCACCGTCGGGAAGATGCAGCCAGAGCCATCGCAGGAGTATCAGGATTTGGATATGATCATCTTATTCTCAATGTTGAATGGGCCAA ACCGTCTAACAACTGA